From the Marinitoga sp. 38H-ov genome, one window contains:
- a CDS encoding ornithine aminomutase subunit alpha, translating into MEPRKVDFEEKAKHLMNMTDEELDKYFWDLVEKVVDPLIDLASTHTSPSVERSVLLRMGFNSMEAKALVDKFFEKHILGKGAGNIVYKIAKEHNIDYIQAGRDLIAGKYWDDVDRIFGGDNK; encoded by the coding sequence ATGGAACCAAGAAAAGTTGATTTTGAAGAAAAAGCTAAACATTTAATGAACATGACAGATGAAGAATTAGATAAATATTTTTGGGATTTAGTAGAAAAGGTTGTAGATCCACTAATTGATTTAGCTTCTACTCATACTTCACCATCAGTTGAAAGATCTGTTTTACTTAGAATGGGTTTTAATAGTATGGAAGCTAAAGCTTTAGTTGACAAATTCTTTGAAAAACACATTTTAGGTAAAGGTGCAGGTAATATTGTATATAAAATTGCTAAAGAACATAATATAGACTACATTCAAGCAGGAAGAGATTTAATTGCAGGAAAATACTGGGATGATGTAGATAGAATATTTGGAGGCGATAACAA
- the ord gene encoding 2,4-diaminopentanoate dehydrogenase, which produces MYRIALWGFGAMGSGIAKNILSKYELELVGVHDTRYVGKDVGELLDIGEIGLKVYDSPEKMLDETNPDLVVIATNSFVDIVKDQIILAAKKHINVITIAEEMAYPFYTHPEAAEEMDSIARRYGVSILGTGINPGFVLDTLILALTGAALDVEQIKAARINDLSPFGPTVMETQGVGTTVEEFEEGLRTGKIVGHIGFEQSIYMIADALGWNIDKIEQTREPIISKVLRETKYVKVEPGMVAGCNHVARAYMNGKLVIELKHPQQVRPELENVDTGDYIEIIGDPNLNLAIKPEIPGGKGTIAVATNMIPAVIEAESGLLSMADLPVPRALIGDLTL; this is translated from the coding sequence ATGTATAGAATAGCATTATGGGGTTTTGGTGCAATGGGAAGTGGTATTGCAAAGAACATTTTATCTAAATATGAATTAGAATTAGTAGGTGTACATGATACAAGATATGTTGGAAAAGATGTTGGTGAATTATTAGATATTGGAGAAATAGGATTAAAAGTATATGATTCTCCAGAAAAAATGTTAGATGAAACTAATCCAGACTTAGTTGTTATTGCAACTAATTCCTTTGTTGATATTGTAAAAGATCAAATTATTTTAGCTGCAAAAAAACATATTAATGTTATTACCATCGCTGAAGAAATGGCATATCCTTTCTATACACATCCAGAAGCAGCTGAAGAGATGGATAGTATTGCTAGAAGATACGGTGTATCAATTTTAGGAACAGGTATTAATCCCGGCTTTGTTTTAGACACATTAATTTTAGCATTAACAGGAGCTGCTTTGGATGTAGAACAAATAAAAGCTGCTAGAATAAATGATTTATCTCCATTTGGACCAACTGTTATGGAAACTCAAGGAGTAGGTACAACAGTTGAAGAGTTTGAAGAAGGATTAAGAACAGGAAAAATAGTTGGACATATAGGCTTTGAACAATCAATATACATGATTGCTGATGCTTTAGGATGGAATATTGATAAAATTGAACAAACTAGAGAACCAATAATTTCTAAAGTATTAAGAGAAACAAAATATGTAAAGGTTGAACCTGGAATGGTTGCAGGTTGTAATCACGTTGCAAGAGCATATATGAATGGAAAATTAGTTATAGAACTAAAACATCCTCAACAAGTAAGACCTGAATTAGAAAATGTGGATACTGGTGATTACATTGAAATAATTGGAGATCCAAATTTAAATTTAGCTATAAAACCAGAAATTCCTGGTGGAAAAGGTACAATTGCAGTCGCAACTAACATGATTCCAGCTGTTATTGAAGCCGAATCAGGACTATTATCTATGGCTGATTTACCTGTACCTAGAGCATTAATTGGAGATCTAACATTATAG
- the ortA gene encoding 2-amino-4-oxopentanoate thiolase subunit OrtA, protein MIAKKGDWVQIYFIGLKPDQRANFLPEDTKRVPLEIRIKGFLLNDEANIGENVKIETPVGRIVEGKLEEIYPEYTHNFGKPVIELLHVGKQLREMIEGDQE, encoded by the coding sequence ATGATCGCTAAAAAAGGAGATTGGGTTCAAATATATTTTATTGGATTAAAACCAGATCAAAGAGCAAATTTTCTTCCAGAGGACACAAAACGTGTTCCTCTGGAAATTCGTATAAAAGGTTTCTTGTTAAATGATGAAGCAAATATAGGAGAAAATGTAAAAATAGAAACTCCTGTAGGTAGAATAGTTGAAGGTAAATTAGAAGAGATTTATCCAGAATATACACATAATTTTGGAAAACCTGTAATTGAATTGCTTCATGTTGGAAAACAATTAAGAGAAATGATCGAAGGTGATCAAGAATGA
- the ortB gene encoding 2-amino-4-oxopentanoate thiolase subunit OrtB yields MKDLSYDAVMSRKNEIMKKSVGVDYTKYEIEGIAFDYEEMMKDAGYTIDEIRKIQLETGVGNTPLVELKNINKLIKKIAPKGKGARIFVKDEATNPSGSFKDRRASVSAYRAKIQGYKGIMAATSGNYGAAVASQASKRGLKSIIVQECFDSKGVGQPEILEKARACEAYGAEVVQLSVGPELFYYFLVLLEETEYFNASLYTPFGIAGVETLGYEIAEQSMNQFGKFPDAVVITHAGGGNLTGTARGLKKAGAVNTKIIGASVDLHGLHMASDNDFNKKSFTTGHTGFGIPFATFPDRSDVPRNAARPLRYMDEYVLVTQGEVFYITEMLANIEGMQRGPAGNTSLAAAFALAMEMDEDQIIVVNETEYTGAGKLPSAQLTFAKENGIEIKFGDPIKEDVPGKNIVLPDHPSKIGVIKYPLEKLRKSYIKELNKRYGKTEFSEKELEFIAQDLRISVDEVKKLIEEVL; encoded by the coding sequence ATGAAAGATTTAAGTTATGATGCAGTAATGTCTAGAAAAAATGAAATAATGAAAAAATCAGTTGGTGTCGATTATACAAAATATGAAATAGAAGGTATAGCTTTTGATTATGAAGAAATGATGAAAGATGCTGGTTATACTATTGATGAAATAAGAAAAATTCAACTCGAAACCGGTGTTGGTAATACTCCTTTAGTTGAATTAAAAAACATAAATAAGTTAATCAAAAAAATTGCTCCAAAAGGAAAAGGAGCTAGAATATTTGTAAAAGATGAAGCTACAAATCCTTCTGGTTCTTTCAAGGATAGAAGAGCATCTGTAAGTGCATATAGGGCTAAAATCCAAGGTTATAAAGGGATTATGGCTGCAACTAGCGGAAATTATGGAGCTGCTGTTGCTTCTCAAGCATCAAAAAGAGGCTTAAAATCTATTATTGTGCAAGAATGTTTTGATAGCAAAGGTGTTGGGCAACCAGAAATTTTAGAAAAAGCCAGAGCTTGTGAAGCATATGGCGCTGAAGTTGTTCAATTAAGTGTTGGACCTGAATTATTCTACTATTTCTTAGTTTTACTTGAAGAAACTGAATACTTTAATGCTTCATTATACACTCCTTTTGGTATTGCTGGTGTTGAAACATTAGGGTATGAAATAGCTGAACAATCTATGAATCAATTTGGCAAATTCCCAGATGCAGTAGTTATTACTCATGCTGGTGGAGGAAATTTAACAGGAACTGCAAGAGGACTTAAAAAAGCCGGTGCTGTTAATACAAAAATCATTGGAGCTAGTGTTGATCTACATGGATTACATATGGCATCAGATAATGATTTTAATAAAAAGTCATTTACAACAGGTCATACAGGTTTTGGTATTCCATTTGCAACATTCCCTGATAGATCAGATGTACCTAGAAATGCCGCAAGACCTTTAAGATATATGGATGAATATGTTTTAGTTACACAAGGTGAAGTATTCTATATAACTGAAATGTTAGCAAATATAGAAGGAATGCAAAGAGGACCAGCAGGTAACACTTCATTAGCTGCGGCCTTTGCTTTAGCTATGGAAATGGATGAAGATCAAATAATCGTTGTTAATGAAACTGAATATACAGGAGCAGGAAAATTACCTTCAGCGCAATTAACATTTGCAAAAGAAAATGGAATTGAAATTAAATTTGGCGATCCTATAAAAGAAGATGTCCCTGGTAAAAATATTGTATTACCTGATCATCCATCAAAAATTGGTGTAATAAAATATCCATTGGAAAAGTTGAGAAAATCATATATTAAAGAATTAAATAAAAGATATGGGAAAACAGAATTTTCAGAAAAAGAACTAGAGTTCATTGCACAAGACTTAAGAATTTCAGTAGATGAAGTAAAAAAGTTAATTGAGGAGGTATTATAA